The proteins below are encoded in one region of Reichenbachiella sp. 5M10:
- a CDS encoding type IA DNA topoisomerase — MKVCIAEKPSVAREIAHVIGAKDRHDGYFEGNGYQVTWTFGHFCTLYPPEDYKPHWKRWDLNTLPMLPERFETKVMDDSGVKKQFQTIKRLLDQAEVVINCGDAGQEGELIQRWVIKEAGFEGEVQRLWISSLTTEAIRTGFEQLKPAEEFDNLYYAGSSRAIGDWLLGMNATRLYTLKYGGFKQVLSIGRVQTPTLAMLVNRYYEIENFQPQPYWELQTLYRETKFNHTEGKFYTKEDGEKLLNRVNGEDLHITGVEKKEGKEYAPKLFDLTSLQVYCNNKFGFTADATLKLIQGLYERKVVTYPRVDTTFLPNDMYPKVPAILRGMTSYSEFTQLILDKTIRKSAKVFNDKKVTDHHAIIPTGEEKSLSADEQKVYDIIARRFLAVFYPDCQVAKTQVSAEVAGVPFVATGKEILKEGWRVLFPKGKKGSEEDEDNKEDEEDNLLPSFEQGEHGPHEPTFVEKTTKPPKNYTEASLLRAMETAGKQVEDDELRDLMKANGIGRPSTRANIIETLFRRKYTERRKKQVVPTQMGIQLIDTIQNQLLKSAELTGQWEKQLKEIEEGEYSARQFIVNMKKMVDELVYEVRMETGKPRLATAEEMKAAKKSPAKTATKVGLVGTLCPKCQKGQILKGKQGYGCSQWKEGCKLRLPFKYLDKKLTEKQLQRLLEKKATTKLKGFVREGGKVDGILKLTDGYEIEFEDRSTAQTKKSKTSASTGEAEMPVCPKCKQGTLIKGQTAYGCSRWKEGCDFRYAYQELKANAKGQPLTRALVLQLLGA; from the coding sequence ATGAAAGTCTGTATTGCTGAGAAGCCGAGTGTCGCCAGAGAGATTGCTCATGTGATCGGAGCGAAAGATCGCCACGATGGCTATTTCGAGGGGAACGGCTATCAGGTGACCTGGACATTTGGACATTTTTGTACGCTCTATCCTCCAGAAGATTACAAGCCACATTGGAAGCGCTGGGACCTCAATACTTTGCCAATGCTTCCCGAGAGATTTGAGACCAAGGTCATGGATGACTCGGGGGTCAAAAAACAGTTTCAGACCATCAAGCGCTTGCTAGATCAAGCTGAAGTTGTCATCAACTGCGGGGATGCTGGGCAAGAAGGAGAGCTTATCCAACGTTGGGTGATCAAAGAAGCGGGTTTTGAGGGAGAAGTACAGCGCCTATGGATCTCTTCGCTCACGACAGAAGCCATCCGTACGGGCTTTGAGCAGCTCAAACCCGCTGAGGAGTTTGACAATCTCTATTATGCAGGTAGTTCTCGTGCGATTGGTGATTGGTTGTTGGGCATGAATGCTACGCGACTCTATACACTGAAGTATGGGGGATTCAAGCAAGTACTCTCTATCGGGCGTGTACAGACGCCTACCTTGGCGATGCTTGTCAACCGCTATTATGAAATCGAAAATTTTCAACCTCAGCCTTACTGGGAACTGCAGACGCTCTACCGTGAGACGAAGTTTAACCACACAGAGGGGAAGTTTTATACCAAAGAAGACGGGGAGAAGCTCCTCAACCGAGTCAATGGAGAGGATCTACACATCACGGGTGTGGAAAAGAAGGAGGGCAAAGAATATGCACCGAAGCTTTTTGATTTGACGAGTTTGCAGGTCTACTGCAACAACAAGTTTGGGTTTACCGCGGATGCGACCCTCAAACTCATCCAAGGACTCTACGAACGCAAAGTTGTGACTTACCCTAGAGTGGATACGACTTTTCTACCCAACGACATGTATCCCAAAGTTCCTGCAATCTTGCGAGGCATGACGAGCTATTCGGAGTTTACTCAATTGATACTGGACAAGACGATTCGCAAGTCCGCCAAGGTGTTCAACGACAAGAAGGTGACGGATCACCATGCGATCATTCCGACAGGGGAGGAGAAGTCATTGAGTGCCGACGAACAGAAAGTCTATGACATCATCGCACGGCGATTTTTGGCGGTTTTTTACCCAGACTGTCAGGTCGCCAAGACACAGGTCTCCGCTGAGGTAGCAGGGGTGCCTTTTGTCGCTACTGGCAAGGAGATACTCAAAGAAGGTTGGCGTGTGCTTTTCCCGAAAGGGAAAAAGGGAAGTGAGGAAGACGAGGACAACAAGGAGGACGAAGAGGATAACCTATTGCCGTCTTTTGAGCAGGGAGAGCACGGCCCTCACGAACCGACATTTGTCGAGAAGACCACCAAACCTCCCAAGAACTACACCGAGGCATCACTCCTACGAGCCATGGAGACAGCAGGCAAGCAGGTGGAGGATGATGAACTCCGTGACCTGATGAAAGCCAATGGAATCGGGAGGCCGTCGACTCGGGCCAATATCATCGAGACGCTGTTTCGTAGGAAGTACACCGAGCGACGCAAAAAACAGGTTGTGCCGACGCAGATGGGGATCCAGCTTATCGATACCATCCAAAACCAACTCCTCAAATCCGCAGAGCTCACAGGCCAATGGGAGAAACAGCTCAAAGAGATCGAAGAGGGGGAGTACAGTGCTAGGCAGTTTATTGTCAACATGAAAAAAATGGTGGATGAGCTCGTCTACGAGGTGAGGATGGAGACGGGCAAGCCGAGACTCGCTACGGCAGAAGAGATGAAGGCGGCCAAGAAATCCCCTGCCAAAACTGCAACTAAAGTAGGGCTGGTAGGCACACTTTGTCCCAAATGCCAAAAAGGACAGATCCTCAAGGGAAAACAAGGCTATGGATGTAGTCAGTGGAAGGAGGGCTGCAAATTGCGATTGCCCTTCAAGTACCTAGACAAAAAACTCACTGAGAAGCAACTACAGCGCTTGCTTGAAAAGAAGGCCACCACCAAGCTCAAGGGGTTTGTACGTGAGGGGGGAAAAGTTGATGGTATTTTGAAGCTGACTGATGGCTATGAGATCGAGTTTGAAGACAGATCTACAGCTCAGACGAAAAAGTCAAAGACCTCTGCCTCTACGGGTGAGGCAGAGATGCCAGTTTGTCCTAAATGTAAGCAAGGCACGCTAATCAAGGGGCAAACGGCCTATGGCTGTAGCCGTTGGAAGGAAGGCTGTGATTTTAGGTATGCTTACCAAGAACTCAAAGCCAATGCCAAGGGCCAACCCTTGACTAGAGCGCTCGTTCTACAGCTTTTGGGAGCGTAG
- a CDS encoding DUF2867 domain-containing protein: MKITKTDLPQKSILSTSEYNYDYVDSFRGAFVDETKRVDSTQIGQSFFSAGPKWVENLFELRNKLVGLIGLKTSGDATTRQQMLNRFNCEPGEQMGLFKVLHKTPHEVVLGEDDKHLNFRVSLWIDNHSSDKTLKNLTISTTVQFNNWFGRLYFIPVRPFHKIIVPTILKGIIRDIERLNEKLMAN; the protein is encoded by the coding sequence ATGAAAATCACTAAAACAGATCTTCCCCAAAAATCCATACTGAGCACAAGCGAATACAACTATGACTATGTCGATAGTTTTCGAGGTGCATTTGTAGACGAAACTAAGCGCGTCGATTCTACACAAATTGGGCAGTCATTTTTCAGCGCTGGACCCAAATGGGTAGAAAACCTGTTCGAACTGAGAAACAAATTGGTCGGACTGATTGGGCTCAAAACGTCGGGAGATGCTACGACCAGACAGCAAATGCTGAATCGTTTCAACTGTGAGCCAGGTGAACAAATGGGGCTTTTCAAAGTACTTCATAAAACCCCACACGAAGTGGTACTGGGGGAAGATGACAAACATCTAAATTTTAGAGTATCCCTGTGGATTGACAATCACTCCTCTGACAAGACGCTCAAAAATCTAACCATCTCTACGACTGTACAATTCAACAATTGGTTTGGGAGATTGTACTTCATACCCGTCCGCCCTTTTCACAAAATCATTGTACCCACGATCCTCAAGGGCATCATTCGTGATATAGAACGTCTCAACGAAAAGCTCATGGCAAATTGA
- a CDS encoding AraC family transcriptional regulator yields the protein MTHKLRKIESISDFHRVRGLSSPLHPMISLIDYSQVQTLPEHIGERWLMNFYSIGLKRNVGKLRYGQQEYDFDEGLMSFIAPGQILSIEPNTNPKVKPSGWLLLIHPNFLWHTPLATKIKQHEFFGYTIHEALFLSEKEEHTIVGIFNNIQQEYDSTIDAFSQRIIIAQIELLLNYAERFYQRQFITRKISNHQILGELERVLDEYYAGQNLASRGIVTVQYVADALHVSPNYLSSLLKSLTGQSTQQHIHEKLIQKAKEQLSTTDLSVSEIAYALGFEHPQSLSKLFKSKTQLSPVEFRQSFQ from the coding sequence ATGACACACAAACTGCGAAAAATTGAAAGCATCAGTGACTTTCATCGTGTGAGAGGCTTGTCTAGTCCCTTGCACCCTATGATCAGCCTGATAGACTATAGTCAGGTCCAGACGCTTCCCGAACACATCGGCGAACGATGGTTGATGAACTTCTATTCGATAGGACTCAAGCGCAATGTCGGCAAACTCCGCTATGGACAGCAAGAATATGATTTTGACGAAGGATTGATGTCCTTCATTGCGCCCGGCCAGATCCTGAGTATCGAACCCAACACCAACCCAAAGGTGAAACCGAGTGGATGGCTGCTGCTGATTCATCCCAATTTCTTGTGGCATACGCCTTTGGCTACCAAAATCAAGCAACACGAATTCTTTGGCTACACGATCCATGAGGCCCTGTTTCTTTCTGAAAAGGAAGAGCACACCATCGTAGGTATATTCAACAACATCCAACAAGAGTACGACTCCACGATCGATGCCTTCAGTCAGCGCATCATCATCGCACAGATCGAGCTACTACTCAACTACGCCGAGCGATTTTATCAACGGCAGTTCATCACCCGCAAGATCAGCAATCACCAAATCCTCGGTGAACTGGAACGAGTACTCGACGAGTACTATGCTGGACAAAACTTGGCCAGTCGAGGTATCGTGACGGTACAATATGTCGCCGATGCCTTGCACGTCTCGCCCAACTACCTCAGTAGCCTGCTCAAATCCCTCACTGGGCAAAGCACCCAGCAACACATCCATGAAAAGCTGATCCAAAAAGCAAAGGAACAACTCTCCACTACCGACTTGTCCGTGAGCGAAATCGCATATGCACTGGGTTTTGAACACCCCCAATCTCTCAGCAAGCTCTTCAAAAGCAAAACCCAACTCTCCCCAGTAGAATTCAGGCAATCCTTCCAATGA
- a CDS encoding SDR family NAD(P)-dependent oxidoreductase, with product MTKKIALVTGGSRGLGRDMALHLAHQGIDLILTYHSNRPAADEVVAAIEQTGQKAVALPLDTSDSSSFAAFYEQVTAYLSEQYDSPRFDFLINNAGTGLQQSFADTSEAQFDAMFNIHLKGVYFLTQKALPHLRDGGRIINISSGLARFSFPGASAYASMKGAVEVFTRYLAKELGTRSITANVVAPGAIATDFGGGSNRDNPTKRGIIANVTALGRVGEAEDIGGVVAFLCSDAARWINGQRIEVSGGMLV from the coding sequence ATGACAAAAAAAATTGCACTCGTGACAGGGGGCAGCCGTGGGCTAGGTAGAGACATGGCTCTCCACCTCGCTCATCAAGGAATCGACCTCATCCTGACCTACCACTCCAACCGACCAGCTGCTGACGAAGTAGTCGCAGCTATCGAACAGACGGGACAAAAGGCTGTGGCTCTACCATTGGATACCAGTGACAGTTCTTCCTTTGCGGCCTTCTATGAGCAGGTAACGGCTTACCTCTCCGAACAGTACGACTCACCACGCTTTGACTTCCTCATCAACAACGCCGGTACGGGGCTGCAACAGTCCTTCGCTGACACGAGCGAAGCTCAGTTTGACGCTATGTTCAACATCCATCTCAAGGGCGTCTATTTTTTGACACAAAAAGCGCTGCCTCACCTTCGGGATGGAGGGCGAATCATCAACATCTCCTCAGGGCTAGCCCGCTTCTCCTTCCCCGGGGCATCAGCCTATGCCAGTATGAAAGGGGCCGTCGAAGTATTCACGCGCTACTTGGCCAAGGAGCTGGGAACAAGAAGCATCACTGCCAATGTCGTCGCACCTGGAGCGATAGCTACAGATTTTGGTGGTGGATCCAACCGAGACAACCCAACCAAACGAGGAATCATTGCCAACGTCACTGCGCTCGGTCGAGTCGGTGAGGCAGAAGACATCGGTGGAGTAGTGGCATTCTTATGCTCGGACGCCGCTCGGTGGATCAACGGCCAACGTATCGAAGTATCCGGCGGCATGCTGGTCTAA
- a CDS encoding sterol desaturase family protein, whose protein sequence is MDFLNKLLGINPNYIVIGFIAFFFSLEQITKTPFTFPSRIKHLLQNIQFQLVLIILNLFFVTFQVFIIQWLNSQHIGLLYLFELPLWVKLCLSVALYDITAYWVHRWTHRIPLLWRFHRVHHSDTTMDSSTVFRFHPIELLLVFGTGNILTAALFGTDVFSMALYYFVLYLFFFVQHANLHYPSWLNSTLGLLFVMPDHHRVHHQQDQYYTDSNYADVFILWDRIFGTFKIMPIDKMKYGLAEFDEEDKQNFLYLMRSPFVHIPRVHSNKRQPAQTNPD, encoded by the coding sequence ATGGACTTCCTCAACAAACTATTAGGTATTAACCCCAATTACATCGTGATTGGGTTCATTGCCTTCTTCTTCTCTCTAGAGCAGATCACCAAAACACCCTTCACTTTTCCAAGTAGGATCAAACACCTCCTCCAAAACATCCAGTTCCAACTCGTATTGATCATACTCAACCTCTTTTTTGTCACTTTTCAGGTTTTTATTATCCAATGGCTCAACAGCCAGCACATCGGTCTGCTTTATCTCTTCGAGCTCCCACTATGGGTCAAACTCTGCCTCTCTGTCGCACTGTATGATATCACAGCCTATTGGGTGCATCGTTGGACACACCGTATCCCCCTACTGTGGAGGTTTCATCGAGTCCACCATAGCGACACGACGATGGATTCCTCGACAGTCTTTCGCTTTCACCCCATCGAACTCCTCTTGGTCTTTGGTACGGGCAACATCCTCACGGCAGCCTTGTTTGGAACTGATGTCTTCTCTATGGCACTGTACTATTTTGTCCTCTATTTGTTCTTTTTTGTTCAACATGCCAACCTACACTACCCTTCTTGGCTCAACTCCACCCTCGGCCTGCTTTTCGTCATGCCAGACCATCACAGAGTGCATCACCAGCAGGATCAGTACTACACAGACTCCAACTATGCTGATGTCTTCATCTTGTGGGACAGAATCTTCGGAACCTTTAAAATCATGCCTATTGACAAAATGAAATACGGACTGGCAGAATTCGACGAAGAAGACAAACAAAACTTCCTCTATCTCATGAGAAGCCCCTTCGTCCACATCCCTCGCGTCCACTCCAACAAACGTCAACCAGCCCAAACCAATCCAGATTAA
- a CDS encoding bifunctional transcriptional activator/DNA repair enzyme AdaA, producing MLITENKQIQSYYKALLDRDQAFVGIFFVAVKTTSVFCIATCRARKPKLQNVEFFTSFKEALDHGYRPCKVCKPTENTNEAPDQVQDAIELIKNHPKEKITDYQLREKNISPEVVRRWFNKNYGMTFQTYQRMYRINNAYQELRKGKNATNTAFDTGFESLSGFGYTYKKLIGNSPKRSLDKNLILINRLTTPLGPMFVCATNRGICLLEFVDRRMLETEFDDIQRRLNANIISGENEHIKQVKKELQEYFEGKRQSFDVKLETPGTDFQNSAWAYLQKIEYGQTVTYQQQAEKINHPKAIRAVARANGHNRISIIIPCHRVIGKDGTMTGYGGGIERKKWLIAHEQNHILSD from the coding sequence ATGCTAATCACGGAAAACAAACAAATACAATCCTATTACAAAGCCCTACTCGACAGAGATCAAGCCTTTGTCGGTATATTCTTTGTCGCTGTGAAAACCACCTCGGTTTTTTGTATAGCGACTTGTAGAGCGAGGAAACCCAAACTACAGAATGTTGAATTTTTTACGTCATTCAAAGAGGCATTGGATCATGGGTACAGGCCTTGCAAAGTGTGCAAACCCACCGAAAACACCAATGAGGCTCCCGATCAAGTCCAAGACGCCATCGAGCTAATCAAAAACCACCCAAAAGAGAAAATAACAGACTACCAACTTCGTGAAAAGAACATCAGTCCCGAAGTAGTCCGTCGCTGGTTCAATAAAAACTACGGCATGACTTTCCAAACCTATCAAAGAATGTACAGAATCAACAATGCCTATCAAGAGCTGCGCAAAGGGAAAAACGCGACGAACACAGCCTTTGACACTGGATTCGAGTCGTTGAGTGGTTTTGGATATACCTACAAAAAACTCATTGGCAACTCTCCCAAAAGAAGCTTAGACAAAAACCTCATTCTCATCAACCGACTCACCACACCACTTGGTCCCATGTTCGTATGTGCAACGAACCGCGGCATATGCCTACTAGAATTTGTAGACCGGAGAATGCTCGAAACTGAATTCGATGATATACAAAGACGCTTGAATGCCAACATCATCTCCGGAGAAAACGAACACATCAAGCAAGTCAAGAAAGAGTTACAAGAGTATTTTGAAGGCAAAAGGCAATCCTTTGACGTCAAACTAGAGACACCAGGGACGGATTTCCAAAATTCGGCCTGGGCATATTTGCAAAAAATCGAGTACGGACAAACGGTCACCTATCAACAGCAAGCTGAAAAAATCAATCACCCAAAAGCAATCAGAGCAGTAGCAAGAGCAAACGGACACAACCGGATTTCAATAATCATCCCATGTCATCGAGTGATAGGGAAAGACGGAACCATGACAGGGTATGGTGGAGGGATAGAACGAAAAAAATGGTTGATCGCTCACGAGCAAAACCATATCCTCTCTGACTAG
- a CDS encoding isocitrate lyase/phosphoenolpyruvate mutase family protein, whose amino-acid sequence MTFKDLHNQSSPLLIGNVWDVPSTKTANTLNFQAIGTSSAAIAALLGYQDGEEMAFSELEYFIKKITQNTSLPVSVDIEAGYSRKPKVIVNHIKRLVQLGVVGINMEDSVIKKTRTLVPADDFAEMLNEVNALLEQAEIDIFINVRTDTFILLQDNILEETKKRMELYERVGANGIFIPCLEKESDIKEIVAATDLPINVMSMPNLPDFDTLGRLGVKRISTGNFLFDKMYQYFEKTTKDILNEASFSPLFKC is encoded by the coding sequence ATGACATTCAAAGACTTACACAATCAAAGTAGCCCCTTACTCATCGGGAATGTATGGGATGTACCCAGTACGAAAACCGCCAATACACTAAACTTTCAAGCCATTGGAACATCTAGTGCAGCCATTGCAGCCCTTCTAGGCTACCAAGATGGCGAAGAGATGGCGTTTTCCGAATTGGAGTATTTCATAAAGAAAATCACCCAAAACACAAGCCTTCCTGTATCTGTGGATATAGAAGCAGGCTACAGCCGCAAACCCAAAGTAATAGTCAACCACATCAAACGATTGGTACAGTTGGGGGTCGTAGGAATCAATATGGAAGATAGTGTGATCAAAAAGACACGAACCCTAGTGCCTGCCGATGACTTTGCAGAAATGCTAAATGAAGTGAATGCACTTTTAGAGCAGGCAGAGATCGATATTTTCATCAATGTCAGGACAGATACATTTATCTTGCTGCAAGACAACATCTTAGAAGAAACAAAAAAGAGAATGGAGCTGTACGAACGTGTAGGAGCAAACGGAATATTCATCCCTTGCTTAGAAAAAGAGTCAGACATCAAAGAAATCGTTGCAGCTACAGACTTACCCATCAACGTCATGTCCATGCCTAATCTCCCAGACTTTGACACCTTGGGACGGCTAGGTGTCAAACGCATCAGTACGGGCAACTTCCTCTTTGATAAGATGTATCAGTATTTTGAAAAAACAACGAAAGACATCCTGAATGAAGCTTCATTTAGCCCCCTATTCAAATGCTAA
- a CDS encoding TolC family protein — protein sequence MNKYIIIAILSLGSMPSALGQEVLSKSDAVSIALENNFDIRAATIDQEVAENNAGLLNSGYLPTVNGSAAGNYSVSNSNLSYSSGADTTINGANSYGANAQVQLNYTVFDGMGRLYDYKILQVNYQLSELQARTVMENTLINLFTGYYEIARLTENELNQKQTLDISRDRLQRAKYSYDYGQNTNLDVLNAEVDYNTDSISYLTIQQQLRNEKRNLNLMMGRDVSVEFEVDTTLVFDGLLYNTLAENAQAYNATLLQERSRLTSSHYGIRTAQSAIIPKIGINGSYGYNYNHNAPGNFLSEINSTTATVGASLSWNIFDGGKSNIQRQNSRLAYENQQVTLEKAELTLETQLQNAWTIYQTALFVMQAEAKNLQTNERNFDRSQEQYQLGQITSIEFRQAQFNLLNANLNYNQAKYSAKQAELALLQLSGTLLQASF from the coding sequence ATGAATAAATACATCATCATAGCAATCTTGAGTCTGGGGTCCATGCCCTCAGCCCTGGGACAAGAAGTACTGAGCAAATCCGATGCGGTATCCATCGCCTTGGAAAACAATTTTGACATCCGAGCAGCCACAATCGACCAAGAGGTCGCCGAAAACAACGCCGGTTTGCTCAACAGTGGCTACCTGCCGACAGTCAATGGCTCTGCTGCTGGAAACTATTCGGTATCCAACTCCAACCTGTCCTACAGCTCTGGAGCAGACACCACGATCAATGGAGCAAACAGCTACGGTGCGAATGCTCAAGTACAGCTCAACTACACGGTGTTTGATGGTATGGGTAGATTGTATGATTACAAAATCCTACAGGTCAACTATCAACTCAGTGAGCTACAGGCACGCACTGTGATGGAAAACACGTTGATCAACCTATTTACGGGATACTATGAGATCGCGCGCCTCACCGAAAACGAGCTCAATCAAAAGCAAACGTTGGACATCTCTCGTGATCGCTTGCAGCGCGCCAAGTACAGCTATGACTATGGTCAAAACACCAATCTAGATGTACTCAATGCCGAGGTGGATTACAACACAGACAGTATCAGTTACTTGACGATCCAGCAGCAGCTCCGCAACGAAAAGCGAAACCTCAACTTGATGATGGGACGAGACGTGAGCGTGGAATTTGAGGTAGATACTACGTTGGTATTTGACGGCCTCTTGTACAACACCCTAGCAGAAAATGCACAAGCATACAACGCTACTTTGCTGCAAGAAAGAAGTCGCCTCACCAGTAGCCATTATGGCATCCGGACGGCTCAATCCGCCATCATTCCAAAAATCGGAATCAACGGATCCTACGGATACAACTACAACCACAATGCGCCCGGCAACTTCCTCAGCGAGATCAACTCGACCACCGCTACGGTCGGTGCCTCTCTATCTTGGAACATCTTCGATGGAGGAAAATCCAATATCCAGCGACAAAACAGTAGACTCGCCTATGAAAACCAGCAAGTCACGCTCGAAAAAGCAGAGCTAACTCTCGAGACGCAGTTGCAAAACGCCTGGACAATCTACCAGACGGCACTCTTCGTCATGCAGGCTGAAGCCAAAAACCTGCAAACCAACGAGCGCAACTTTGACCGATCTCAAGAGCAATACCAACTCGGACAGATCACCTCGATTGAATTTAGACAGGCGCAGTTCAACCTACTCAACGCCAACCTCAACTACAACCAAGCCAAGTACAGCGCCAAACAAGCAGAGCTCGCACTCCTGCAACTCAGCGGCACCCTACTACAAGCTAGCTTCTAG